The Lodderomyces beijingensis strain CBS 14171 genome assembly, chromosome: 4 genome has a window encoding:
- a CDS encoding translation elongation factor EF-1 alpha codes for MGKEKTHVNVVVIGHVDSGKSTTTGHLIYKCGGIDKRTIEKFEKEAAELGKGSFKYAWVLDKLKAERERGITIDIALWKFETPKYHVTVIDAPGHRDFIKNMITGTSQADCAILIIAGGTGEFEAGISKDGQTREHALLAYTLGVKQLIVAVNKMDSVKWDKNRFEEIIKETSNFVKKVGYNPKSVPFVPISGWNGDNMIEPSANCPWYKGWEKETKAGKSTGKTLLEAIDAIEPPQRPTDKPLRLPLQDVYKIGGIGTVPVGRVETGIIKAGMVVTFAPAGVTTEVKSVEMHHEQLVEGVPGDNVGFNVKNVSVKEIRRGNVCGDSKNDPPKGCDSFNAQVIVLNHPGQISAGYSPVLDCHTAHIACKFDTLIEKIDRRTGKKLEDEPKFIKSGDAAIVKMVPTKPMCVEAFTDYPPLGRFAVRDMRQTVAVGVIKSVEKSDKAGKITKAGAKAAAKK; via the coding sequence ATGGGTAAAGAAAAGACTCACGTTAACGTCGTTGTCATTGGTCACGTCGATTCTGGTAAATCGACCACCACCGGTCACTTGATCTACAAGTGTGGTGGTATCGACAAGAGAACCATTGAAAAGTTCGAAAAGGAAGCTGCTGAATTGGGTAAAGGTTCCTTCAAATACGCTTGGgttttggacaagttgaaggccgagagagaaagaggtATCACCATCGATATCGCTTTGTGGAAGTTCGAGACTCCAAAATACCACGTTACCGTTATTGATGCTCCAGGTCACAGAGATTTCATCAAGAATATGATTACTGGTACTTCCCAAGCTGACTGTGCTATTTTGATCATTGCTGGTGGTACCGGTGAGTTTGAAGCTGGTATCTCCAAGGATGGTCAAACCAGAGAACACGCTTTGTTGGCTTACACCTTGGGTGtcaagcagttgattgTTGCCGTCAACAAGATGGACTCTGTCAAGTGGGACAAGAACAGATTTGAGGAAATTATCAAGGAGACCTCGAACTTCGTCAAGAAGGTTGGTTACAACCCAAAGAGTGTGCCATTTGTTCCAATCTCTGGTTGGAACGGTGACAATATGATTGAGCCATCCGCCAACTGTCCATGGTACAAGGGTTGGGAAAAGGAAACCAAGGCTGGTAAGTCCACCGGTAAGACTTTGTTGGAGGCCATTGACGCCATTGAGCCACCACAGAGACCAACCGACAAGCCATTGAGATTGCCATTGCAAGATGTCTACAAGATTGGTGGTATCGGAACTGTGCCAGTTGGTAGAGTTGAAACCGGTATCATCAAGGCTGGTATGGTTGTCACTTTTGCCCCAGCTGGTGTCACCACTGAAGTCAAGTCCGTCGAAATGCACCACGAACAATTGGTTGAAGGTGTCCCAGGTGACAATGTTGGTTTCAACGTGAAGAATGTTTCCGTTAAGGAAATCAGAAGAGGTAACGTTTGTGGTGACTCCAAGAACGACCCACCAAAGGGTTGCGACTCCTTCAATGCTCAAGTCATTGTCTTGAACCACCCAGGTCAAATCTCTGCTGGTTACTCTCCAGTCTTGGACTGTCACACTGCTCACATTGCTTGTAAATTCGAcaccttgattgaaaagattgacaGAAGAACCGGtaagaagttggaagacgagCCAAAATTCATCAAGTCTGGTGACGCTGCTATCGTCAAGATGGTCCCAACCAAGCCAATGTGTGTTGAGGCCTTCACCGACTACCCACCATTGGGAAGATTCGCTGTTAGAGACATGAGACAAAccgttgctgttggtgtCATCAAGTCTGTTGAGAAATCCGACAAGGCTGGTAAGATCACCAAGGCCGGTGCTAAAGCTGCTGCTAAGAAGTAA